In Meleagris gallopavo isolate NT-WF06-2002-E0010 breed Aviagen turkey brand Nicholas breeding stock chromosome 3, Turkey_5.1, whole genome shotgun sequence, one DNA window encodes the following:
- the LYPLA1 gene encoding acyl-protein thioesterase 1: MPVTLNMNMAMPSWFDIIGLSPDSQEDEVGIKKAAENVKALIDQEVKNGIPSNRIILGGFSQGGALSLYTALTTHQKLAGVVALSCWLPLRSSFVQGAVGVNKEIPVLQCHGDCDPLVPLMFGSLTVEKLKSMINPANITFRTYSGMMHSSCIEEMMDIKQFIDKHLPPVD; the protein is encoded by the exons ATGCCGGTTACTTTAAACATGAACATGGCTATGCCATCATG GTTTGATATCATTGGACTTTCTCCAGATTCACAGGAAGATGAAGTTGGGAtcaagaaggcagcagagaatG TTAAAGCACTGATAGATCAAGAAGTAAAAAATGGAATTCCTTCCAATCGAATTATTCTGGGAGGCTTTTCTCAG gGTGGTGCTTTATCATTGTATACAGCTCTTACAACACATCAGAAGTTAGCAGGTGTTGTAGCCCTCAGCTGTTGGCTTCCTCTACGTTCCTCTTTTGTACAG GGTGCTGTTGGTGTCAACAAGGAGATTCCTGTTCTTCAGTGCCATGGGGACTGTGACCCACTCGTTCCTTTAATGTTTGGTTCTCTTACTGTTGAGAAGCTAAAGAGTATGATAAATCCAGCCAATATAACCTTCAGAACTTACTCTGGCATGATGCATAGTTCATGTATTGAG GAGATGATGGATATAAAACAGTTCATAGACAAACATCTACCTCCCGTAGACTGA